In the Plasmodium chabaudi chabaudi strain AS genome assembly, chromosome: 13 genome, one interval contains:
- a CDS encoding cytochrome c oxidase subunit ApiCOX26, putative: MFIFHNAQHYFNAFRNLNGCYTDNKLLKYFFKKSYNNWFNDPSQYNYYFISYYASAISLAVVLRNLLFNPDVHFRRQDKRRNIIDRYQHHAYSLPYYNHWLRNFSQSFKSSVIDNEPDYQEVDPLSFRPKRTLFYGRFPFFFEIPKYNVDDPYYEKNSHKYMQEYYKNIGYIPAIENAEE, translated from the coding sequence atgtttatatttcacAACGCGCAGCATTATTTCAATGCCTTTCGGAACCTCAATGGCTGCTATACAGATAATAAGttattgaaatatttttttaaaaaaagttacaACAATTGGTTTAATGACCCAAGCCAATAtaactattattttatatcctATTATGCTTCAGCAATTTCGCTTGCTGTTGTTTTACGTaacttattatttaatccTGATGTACATTTTAGAAGGCAAGATAAACGACGAAACATAATTGATAGATATCAGCATCATGCCTATTCGCTTCCGTATTATAACCATTGGTTAAGAAATTTCAGTCAGTCATTTAAAAGTAGTGTAATAGACAATGAACCAGATTATCAGGAGGTTGATCCTTTATCCTTTAGGCCCAAAAGAACTTTATTCTATGGAAGAttcccatttttttttgaaattccaaaatataatgtagATGATCCATATtacgaaaaaaattcacacaaatatatgcaggaatattacaaaaatattggTTATATTCCTGCAATTGAAAATGCTGAGGAATAA